The DNA sequence CGCCTCGTCCGGCAGCCCGGGAGACATCCCCGGATGGACTTCCCGTGTGAAAAGCACGGAAGACCCGTTCGTGCGGCGCCGGTAACGAAGACCCGGGACCATGGGCCCCCATGAGGGTGTCCCGCCGAAGCCCCTGTCCGGCGCGGCGGGCGGTAACGCTCCATTCCGTAGCCTTGTTCAGTTCCAGGCGGAGCGCCACGGCGCCCGCCGCGCCATGGCTCTGTTGGGGCCGGTTGTTGGATCCCCGGATGGCGCGCGCCAGTCCGGCCAAACGCGTTGGAGGAAACCTCGCAGACCCCCACCTGTCCTCCCCCTTGCAGGGGGAGGAACGCAGACAGCAGCCGCCTTGCTTGAGGGGCCGTTCTCCCCCTTGCAAAGGGGGAGTTAGAGGGGGATCGCGATGGCATGGCCATCGCCCTTCGCCAGCTCAGGCGGAGGGGGGTGAGGCAGGACAGGCCCGGCGCAGCGATACCCGCCAACCCCGTCCCGCCTTCAACCCTGTCATCCCGGAAAATCCGTCAGGATTTATCCGGGACCCAGACACTGGGTGCGGGATGACAGGAACGGGACGATACAATCCGTCCTTCTGCTCCCCCGCCTGCGGAGGAGGTGGCAGGCGGCGCAGCCGGCTGACGGAGGGGGGATTCCGGACCCGCGGCACCAGCCCCCTCCGCCTCGCGGGGCTCGGCACCTCCCCCGCATGCGGGGGAGGATTTCCCCCTATGCCATCAGGGCGCCGGCGATCAGGTAGAGCGCCACGGCCAGCCCGCCGGTGACCAGCGCATAGGGCATCTGGGTGCGGACATGGTCGATATGGTCACAGCCCGCCGCCAGCGAGGCGATGATCGTCGTGTCGGAGATCGGCGAGCAATGGTCGCCGAAGACACCGCCGCCCAGCACCGCTGCCAGCACCAGCGAGGGCGGCAGGCCGAGCGCGGCGGCGAGCGGCATGGCGATGGGGATCATGATGCCATAGGTGCCCCAGCTGGTGCCGGTCATGAAGGCGGTCACGCCCGCCACGACAAACAGCACGGCCGGCACGATGACCGGCAAGACGAACTGGGCCGCAACGCCCGACAGGAAGGCCCCCGTGCCGAGCACGCGCAGACTGTCGCCGAGCGCGATGGAGAGGAAGAGAATGGTCACCACAGGCACCATTTCGGCAATCCCGGCAAAGCCGCGTGCCTGCAGGCCGCCCTTCGGAAAGGCCTTGCCCAGCGCCAGCAGCCCGGCCGCCACGGCCATGGCCAGGCACACCGCCCAGAGGATCGACTGGCTGCCGCTGCCGGCCAATATGTTGCCGCCGCCGGTCCAAGCCATGAAGCCGAGCGCGCCGGCAATCATCACGGCCAGCGGCAGCCACATATATATCGCGCGCGTCGGCGCGACGGGCGCGTCTGCTTCGGCCTGCACGCCGGCGCCCTGCCCCGCCGTTTTCATCGGGCCGAAGACCCGGCCGGTGAACACGGTGGCATATACGCCGGCCAGCGTCAGGAGGGCATAGAAATTCCACGGGATCGTGCCCGCCACCACGCCGATCGGACTGTCAAAGCCATAGGGCTCGACCAGGCCGAGCGCATAGGCGCCCCAGCCATTCAGCAGGATCAGCGCGCTGATCGGGGCCGAGGTGGAATCGATGATATAGGCGAGCCGCTCGCGCGACAGGCCATGCGCATCGAACAGGCGCTGGCCCAGCACGCCGCTGCTCAGCAGGCTGACATTTGTCTCGACGAAGATGGCTGTGCCCGCCAGCGCCGGGGCCAGGGCAGCGCGGCGCGGCGTCGATGCCAGGCCCCGCCGCATCAGGCCGCGCACCAGCGCCTCGACGCCGCCGGAATCGCGCATCCAGGCGATCAGCGCACCGATCAGCAGGCAGAACAACAGGACGCGTGTATTGCCGGGGCTCTCGAACACGCCGACCGCACGGTCAATCGCGCCCAGCGCGCCGAGGCCCGGATGAAAGCCGGCAATCAGTGTTTCCGAGGCCAGCAATGCCAGGCCCAGCGCGGCATAGACATTGCGCGTCGCCAGCGCGACCAGGATCGCCAGCACGGGCGGCAGTATCGTCAGAATGTCCAGGGCCCGGCCTCCTTGCGTGCACGCGGCTCACCTAAGCGCATTCGCCGCCCGATGCCCAGCGCCCTGTATGACGGGCGGGGGCGCGGCCGGGATTTTGACCCAGGATTCGGGCCCGGTCACAAAACTGTGAAATTCTCGTCGGAAGGGACTCGACTCAAGGGCAGTTTTGGGGAATCATTTCGGTTAGCCAACGAAATCCGGGCGGGCGCCAACCCGCTTCAGGAGCGGCGGCAAGTACATCGCCCTCGACGGAAGGGCCGGGCCAGAAGCAAGGCTGCGAGAGCAGCGGCGCAAAGGGCCAGGCGGGACCGCGAGACAAGGCAGGCGATGTCTTCGATGAGGGGAGCTAGACCCCGAGCGAAGGGCTGTAGGACGTGACCGGAGCGCGATCCGAAACACGTCACCAAAGGAAAATCCGAAAGGATTTCCGGCGGTTAGGTCAGGCTGACGCGAACTCGCCCGTGCGAATGAGGGAAAGTCTGATCCGGGAGACGGCCTTGGGCGCAAGCCCGCTCGCAAGATGTGTGGCGGCGACCAGACCGGATCCTGACAAAGGGCAAAAGAAAAGGCCCGCTTTCGCGAGCCCGATCCTTGCCCGGTGTCAATCGAGGACCGACAACGAGTGCATGCACAATGTCTCGATAGTCTGATTCGAAGCACCAGAGAAGGTGTGATCGTCCGCGATCACACCTTCTTTTTTGCGCGCGGCGGTTTTCCGGAATTCGCCTCTTGCGCGAGTCCGGCCGCAGACGCCGCCGCAACCCCTGCCCCGTCTCGCGCGTAGTCTCTGCGAACCCGATCCCTGACACGCCCCATCCCGAAAGGCCCCGCCCCCATGCTCGCCCTGCTCGAACCCGTCTTCGTGTTGATCGGCGTGTGGGGCCTGTTCGCCGCCCTCGCGCCAAAGCTGCGCACGGAAATCTGGTGGATGCGCATCTGGGTCTATGGCCGGCTGCAGACCTGCCTCATCCTGTTCGCGGCCCTCGGCCTGTATCTCGCGCTCTATCCCGTCGGCGACATCGGCACGGCCACCCTGCTGATGGCCTATGCGGTCGGCCTGTCGATCTGCGCGCTGGACATCTGGCCCTATTTGCCCGGCCGGAAGCGCGAATTGCGCCGTGCCCGGCCCGGCAGTCCCGGCACCCCGCTGTCCGTGCTGCTGCTGAACGTGCTGCAGGAGAATGAGGACCATGCTGCCGTGCTCGCCCGCATCCGTGACAGCGATGCCGACATTGTCTTCCTGTCGGAAACCAATGCCCGCTGGCGCGCCGCCCTTGCCCCGCTGGAGGCCGATTATCTCCACACCTTCCTGCTCGACAAGGAAGACCATAACGGCCTCCTCTTCTATTCGCGCCATCCCGTCACACGCACCCAGGAACGTTATCTCTGCCAGGATCATGTGCCGTCCCTGACCATGGACATCGATCTGGCCGGCCGCGAGGTGCGCCTCTACTGCATCCATCCGCGCCCCCCCCGCCCGCGCGATGACACGCAACATCTCGATGACGAATTGATGATCGTGGCCGATGAATTGCGCGAACAGCACCGCCCTGCCCTCGTGATCGGCGATTTCAACGAGGTCGGCTGGTCGTGGATGGTGAAGGAGTTCAAGCAGCATGGTGGCCTGTGCGATCCGAAACGGGGCCGTGGCCTGTACAATTCCTATGGCGCGAAGTCGCCCTTCCTGGCCTGGCCGCTGGACCATGCCTTTGCCACGCCGCACTTCGATCTGACGCGCATCTGCCGCCTGCGTCCGTGCGGATCGGACCATTATCCCATCCTGTACGGCTTCCACCTCCGCCCCGGCCCTTGATCCCTGTCAGATTGGCATGCCCGGAAATCGCGTGTAACCTCTGCTTAACCAATACCGAGGGGACGGTGATGCGGCGAATAAACTTGGTTTCCAATCTGTGCGCCCTGGCGCTCGCCGCCCTGCTCGCGGCCTGCAGTGCGCAGCAGGACGCGGGTCAGGCCTATGATCCGGAGCCAGAGCCGGACCCGCAATTCGAAGTGCCTCCTCCTCCGCCGCCGCCTCCGCCTCCGCCCATGATCGACTCCCCA is a window from the Hyphomonas sp. genome containing:
- a CDS encoding Na+/H+ antiporter NhaC family protein, with the translated sequence MLAILVALATRNVYAALGLALLASETLIAGFHPGLGALGAIDRAVGVFESPGNTRVLLFCLLIGALIAWMRDSGGVEALVRGLMRRGLASTPRRAALAPALAGTAIFVETNVSLLSSGVLGQRLFDAHGLSRERLAYIIDSTSAPISALILLNGWGAYALGLVEPYGFDSPIGVVAGTIPWNFYALLTLAGVYATVFTGRVFGPMKTAGQGAGVQAEADAPVAPTRAIYMWLPLAVMIAGALGFMAWTGGGNILAGSGSQSILWAVCLAMAVAAGLLALGKAFPKGGLQARGFAGIAEMVPVVTILFLSIALGDSLRVLGTGAFLSGVAAQFVLPVIVPAVLFVVAGVTAFMTGTSWGTYGIMIPIAMPLAAALGLPPSLVLAAVLGGGVFGDHCSPISDTTIIASLAAGCDHIDHVRTQMPYALVTGGLAVALYLIAGALMA
- a CDS encoding endonuclease/exonuclease/phosphatase family protein; translated protein: MLALLEPVFVLIGVWGLFAALAPKLRTEIWWMRIWVYGRLQTCLILFAALGLYLALYPVGDIGTATLLMAYAVGLSICALDIWPYLPGRKRELRRARPGSPGTPLSVLLLNVLQENEDHAAVLARIRDSDADIVFLSETNARWRAALAPLEADYLHTFLLDKEDHNGLLFYSRHPVTRTQERYLCQDHVPSLTMDIDLAGREVRLYCIHPRPPRPRDDTQHLDDELMIVADELREQHRPALVIGDFNEVGWSWMVKEFKQHGGLCDPKRGRGLYNSYGAKSPFLAWPLDHAFATPHFDLTRICRLRPCGSDHYPILYGFHLRPGP